A stretch of the Spartinivicinus ruber genome encodes the following:
- a CDS encoding methyl-accepting chemotaxis protein: MTIKKLMALICGVNVLLIIFATVLVFSLNAKVDKYTNAANIRYESYLRADELRQSSDDLTRLGRTYAITGDNKYEKMYFDILDIRNGKKPRPENYHQIYWDLIINYGDKPRPDGKTESLQSIMQTLNFTEEEFKLLEVARANSDALVSLEVKAMNAVKGKFADTSGQYTVKGEPDFKLARELLHSEQYHQEKAKIMAPIDQFFQQLEDRTLQSLNNTKDSVKNQLKLAMLIMVLLLILAVVGFFIIQSRVSKPIKDVSDVLRDIGDNANLTLELKSDGNDEISQVARYVNTMTKNFRSAIADINKISTLVQSLANSITAFTQKGHQLSSQQKSETSMAATAIEEMSTTLNEIAKSTSEASNCSDQTNNYANDGKRVINDMVKQVQSLSNEFDATSTVINELAKESNKVSSVLTVIKSVAEQTNLLALNAAIEAARAGDQGRGFAVVADEVRALAQRTQESTLEIEEMIEQLQVKASDAVNSIQSGAESLTETTRIIEEADSALTNIAQSMDLLANLTSTIATAIEEQTSVSMEVSSNIVNIDHNSEEAMSGFSDLKASAEELKNASDKMNVSIKLFKV, encoded by the coding sequence ATGACTATTAAAAAACTAATGGCTCTTATATGTGGCGTCAATGTACTGCTTATTATATTTGCAACAGTTTTGGTTTTTAGCCTCAATGCTAAAGTTGATAAATATACTAATGCAGCAAACATACGTTATGAATCATACCTAAGAGCAGATGAACTGCGCCAAAGCTCAGATGACCTAACCCGCTTAGGTAGAACATATGCCATAACAGGTGATAATAAGTATGAGAAAATGTATTTTGACATTCTGGATATTCGTAATGGTAAAAAGCCTAGACCAGAAAACTATCATCAAATTTATTGGGATTTAATAATCAACTATGGTGATAAGCCACGACCTGACGGTAAAACCGAAAGCCTCCAGTCGATTATGCAAACCCTAAACTTTACCGAAGAAGAGTTCAAGCTACTAGAAGTCGCCAGAGCTAATTCAGATGCGCTTGTAAGCCTGGAAGTTAAAGCTATGAATGCTGTTAAAGGCAAATTTGCAGACACTTCAGGTCAGTATACCGTTAAAGGAGAACCTGATTTCAAGTTAGCAAGAGAGCTATTACATAGCGAACAGTATCATCAGGAAAAAGCCAAAATAATGGCCCCAATCGACCAATTCTTCCAACAACTAGAAGATCGTACTCTGCAAAGTTTGAACAATACAAAAGACTCAGTAAAAAATCAGCTTAAGTTAGCCATGTTAATCATGGTACTACTGTTAATTTTAGCAGTAGTAGGCTTTTTTATTATTCAAAGCAGAGTCAGCAAGCCAATTAAAGATGTTTCAGATGTATTACGGGATATTGGTGATAATGCCAATCTAACATTAGAACTAAAGTCAGATGGTAATGATGAAATCAGTCAAGTCGCAAGGTATGTTAATACAATGACCAAAAACTTTAGATCTGCTATTGCTGATATCAATAAAATTAGTACATTGGTTCAATCTCTTGCTAATTCAATTACTGCATTCACCCAAAAAGGACACCAGCTGAGTAGCCAACAGAAGTCTGAAACTTCTATGGCTGCTACTGCAATAGAGGAAATGAGCACAACATTAAATGAAATTGCTAAAAGTACATCAGAAGCAAGCAATTGTTCAGATCAAACGAATAATTACGCAAATGATGGCAAGAGAGTAATTAATGACATGGTAAAACAAGTTCAAAGCTTATCTAATGAGTTTGATGCCACATCTACTGTCATTAATGAACTTGCAAAAGAAAGCAATAAAGTCAGTAGTGTACTAACTGTCATCAAATCTGTTGCTGAACAAACCAATCTATTGGCATTGAATGCAGCAATTGAGGCTGCCCGTGCAGGAGATCAAGGACGAGGTTTTGCAGTGGTCGCAGATGAAGTGCGCGCATTAGCTCAAAGAACCCAAGAATCTACCCTAGAAATCGAAGAAATGATTGAACAACTTCAAGTTAAAGCATCAGATGCTGTTAACTCAATACAATCAGGTGCTGAAAGCCTTACTGAAACAACTAGAATCATTGAAGAAGCTGATTCAGCTTTGACAAATATCGCACAATCAATGGATTTACTCGCTAATCTCACTTCAACAATAGCTACAGCAATAGAGGAGCAAACATCTGTGAGTATGGAAGTTAGTTCTAATATTGTTAATATTGACCACAATTCAGAAGAAGCCATGTCTGGCTTTTCAGATTTAAAAGCATCAGCTGAAGAATTAAAAAATGCATCAGACAAAATGAATGTTTCAAT